The following proteins are co-located in the Pelecanus crispus isolate bPelCri1 chromosome 5, bPelCri1.pri, whole genome shotgun sequence genome:
- the INSL5 gene encoding LOW QUALITY PROTEIN: insulin-like peptide INSL5 (The sequence of the model RefSeq protein was modified relative to this genomic sequence to represent the inferred CDS: substituted 1 base at 1 genomic stop codon) — protein sequence MRGFQQSSPPRPRPCRSLLPCXHPASKHRVCRMRGTVLALALLALLIAACEGKGEGNTVKLCGRDFVRAIVFTCGGSRWKRHLTDYRYLFESENPLPFSQESNGYADSSMYTDQMLETDSKEIHNVKPDTKQDLQRTTEMSTLKKREVAKLLTTTCCSIGCSEREISSLC from the exons ATGAGAGGATTTCAGCAGAGCTCCCCACCTCGGCCTCGTCCTTGCAGATCCCTTCTGCCCTGCTGACACCCAGCCTCAAAGCACCGCGTCTGCAGAATGAGGGGCACAGTGCTGGCGCTGGCCTTGCTCGCTCTCCTGATTGCGGCATgtgaaggaaaaggtgaaggaaacACGGTGAAGCTCTGCGGGAGGGACTTTGTCAGAGCCATCGTCTTCACCTGCGGTGGCTCTAGGTGGAAAAGGCATTTGACTGATTATCGCTACCTCTTTG AGAGTGAAAATCCCCTGCCTTTCTCACAAGAAAGCAACGGTTATGCCGACTCCTCGATGTACACAGACCAGATGCTGGAGACAGACAGCAAAGAAATCCACAATGTCAAGCCTGACACAAAGCAAGACTTACAACGCACCACGGAAATGTCTACGCTAAAAAAGCGCGAAGTAGCCAAGTTGCTTACCACAACCTGCTGCAGCATCGGCTGTAGTGAGAGAGAGATCAGTTCCCTGTGCTAA
- the DYNLT5 gene encoding dynein light chain Tctex-type 5 yields the protein MHGGAAGSDPRSGPPKRFPVAAVDDILKDVLGSYLREQPYEPARCRDMAKDIAEVIKARVKDLMIPRYKIVVVTHIGQLNEQSMQIGSRCLWDPASDTFSSYVFKNTSLFALANVYAVYFE from the exons ATGcatggcggcgcggccggcAGCGACCCCCGCTCGG GTCCCCCCAAGCGCTTCCCGGTGGCAGCGGTGGATGATATCCTGAAGGATGTGCTGGGGAGCTACCTGAGGGAGCAGCCCTACGAGCCGGCCCGGTGCAGGGACATGGCGAAGGACATCGCTGAG gTTATTAAAGCTCGGGTAAAAGACCTTATGATACCAAGGTACAAGATCGTTGTGGTGACACATATTGGGCAGCTGAATGAGCAGAGCATGCAAATCGGAAGCAGGTGCCTGTGGGACCCTGCGAGTGATACATTTTCATCGTATGTGTTCAAGAACACTTCACTGTTTGCTCTTGCAAATGTCTATGCTGTCTATTTTGAATAA